A genomic stretch from Candidatus Zixiibacteriota bacterium includes:
- a CDS encoding 16S rRNA (uracil(1498)-N(3))-methyltransferase, translating to MNLAILTANDAIGDDRFRLTDARADHIRSVLKLTAGDSVEVGLLDGPQGTAKIESCDDQGVVIFADSLENAPLPAPTVDIICALPRPQTLKKILLTSAMMGVRRLYLVRANRVEKSYYQSPLLQPENYRPYLLEGLSQGKLTRMPQVTIHDRFRVFFEDTLKTLYNAADSAEPRMLLPDSESSASLSDVVSGEKVETTTLVVGIGPEGGWVPFEVELMEGIGFRPFSLGRWTLRVEHAVTAVLSQLELLRMNSCRAAPS from the coding sequence ATGAACCTCGCGATTCTGACAGCCAACGATGCTATCGGTGATGATCGTTTCCGGCTTACCGATGCTCGCGCCGACCATATCCGGTCGGTCCTTAAACTCACTGCCGGTGACTCAGTTGAGGTCGGTCTGCTGGATGGCCCCCAGGGCACGGCGAAGATCGAAAGTTGCGATGATCAGGGTGTGGTTATCTTTGCCGACAGCCTCGAAAATGCACCCTTACCCGCACCGACCGTAGATATTATCTGCGCTCTGCCGCGACCGCAGACATTGAAGAAGATCCTGCTCACTTCGGCCATGATGGGCGTCAGGCGGCTCTATCTTGTCCGCGCCAACCGGGTTGAGAAGAGCTACTATCAGTCGCCGCTGTTGCAACCTGAAAACTACCGACCATACTTGCTCGAAGGACTGAGTCAGGGGAAACTGACCAGGATGCCACAGGTGACGATTCATGATCGCTTTCGAGTGTTCTTTGAAGATACCTTGAAAACTCTCTATAATGCAGCGGACTCTGCCGAACCCCGGATGCTGCTCCCCGACTCGGAGAGTTCAGCGTCATTGAGCGACGTTGTTTCAGGCGAAAAGGTCGAAACGACAACTTTGGTTGTTGGTATCGGTCCCGAGGGTGGTTGGGTGCCATTTGAAGTTGAGTTGATGGAGGGGATCGGTTTCAGACCTTTCAGTCTTGGACGATGGACATTGCGAGTTGAACACGCGGTGACGGCTGTGCTTTCGCAGTTGGAATTGTTGCGGATGAACTCTTGTAGGGCGGCACCCTCTTAG
- a CDS encoding DUF362 domain-containing protein gives MYRSKVAVLRTDATRVVQDYRRLLEMVDYRSIIDQTQETLIKLNLSWTKYFPSCSSQPWQVEGLVKTMTEDGYSVDKLLPLENKTVVTNPIQGAKNNLWMPVLDKYGLSFTPLPEVEWVVYQFKEKLLKLNDIFPEGIQIPKMYVGKQIIHLPTVKTHGHSTTTGAIKNSFGGLLKEVRHYAHKYMHEVLVDLMLMQKELHPRILAVMDGTVCGDGAGPRTMTPHGKNLILASADQVAIDAVAAKLMGFDPMSIPYLRMCHERGLGVAETGEIEILGEDIAEINFGFETKRSMVIWGDQLLRKGPLRFLEKIALHSPLVAWAPIASNIYHDWLWYPTVGKSIIRKFSKTEWGKLFQQYKHTVKP, from the coding sequence ATGTATCGTAGCAAAGTCGCCGTGCTCAGAACCGATGCCACCCGGGTGGTCCAGGACTATCGCAGACTTCTTGAGATGGTCGATTATAGGTCGATTATCGATCAAACCCAGGAGACATTGATCAAGCTCAATCTGTCCTGGACAAAGTACTTCCCCTCCTGCTCCTCGCAACCCTGGCAGGTTGAAGGCTTGGTGAAGACGATGACCGAAGACGGCTACTCTGTCGACAAGCTGCTGCCTTTGGAGAACAAAACGGTTGTCACCAATCCGATTCAGGGAGCCAAAAACAACCTGTGGATGCCGGTGCTGGATAAGTATGGTCTTTCGTTCACGCCCCTGCCTGAAGTTGAGTGGGTGGTCTATCAGTTCAAAGAGAAACTGCTCAAACTGAACGATATCTTCCCCGAAGGTATTCAGATTCCCAAGATGTATGTCGGCAAGCAGATCATCCACCTACCGACGGTCAAAACGCACGGCCACTCGACCACGACCGGCGCGATTAAAAACTCGTTCGGCGGATTGCTCAAAGAAGTGCGGCACTACGCCCACAAATACATGCACGAAGTGCTGGTCGACCTGATGCTGATGCAAAAGGAGCTACATCCGAGGATACTGGCCGTGATGGACGGTACTGTCTGTGGTGACGGCGCGGGACCACGCACGATGACACCGCACGGAAAGAATCTGATTCTGGCCTCGGCCGATCAGGTGGCGATCGATGCCGTTGCGGCAAAACTGATGGGTTTCGATCCGATGAGCATCCCCTACCTTCGTATGTGTCACGAACGCGGCTTGGGTGTTGCCGAAACCGGCGAAATCGAGATACTTGGCGAGGACATCGCCGAGATCAATTTTGGATTTGAGACCAAGCGTTCGATGGTCATCTGGGGCGACCAGTTGTTGCGCAAAGGTCCCCTACGTTTTCTGGAGAAGATTGCACTGCACTCACCGCTAGTTGCATGGGCGCCGATAGCATCGAACATCTATCACGACTGGCTCTGGTATCCGACCGTGGGCAAGTCGATCATCCGCAAGTTTTCCAAAACCGAATGGGGTAAGCTTTTCCAGCAGTATAAGCACACGGTCAAGCCGTGA
- a CDS encoding CPBP family intramembrane metalloprotease, whose product MRIPKLLTSPFLWVYASLYLLCLALITIVESFPIGEALGMAVILGILFPSIAHYASLSAQPVVPFKPANQGEQGALLICLVLVTLFLAVGTDRISAFSGVSEDSPRLLFSAVLIQKLALFVLIPFVIFKKILGFSLSDFGFQVSFGVWRRKKQFRILLVILPIMLLFQYFVGQGAAPIRSGEFSVAQLWGGLPLTYFWLCIEVGLVEEFFFRALLQSRLAARFQSETAGILIAALLFGLAHAPGLFLRGGGELSPVGATPSLLLAIGYSVVVLSAAGLFLGVVWSRTRNLLLVILIHAAVDLLPNFAEFMEIWKAG is encoded by the coding sequence ATGCGAATTCCGAAGTTACTCACAAGCCCCTTCCTGTGGGTCTACGCCTCTCTCTATCTGTTGTGTCTGGCCCTTATCACGATTGTTGAAAGCTTCCCGATTGGCGAGGCGCTCGGCATGGCGGTGATACTGGGAATACTGTTTCCGTCAATCGCCCATTATGCATCACTATCAGCCCAACCGGTTGTACCGTTCAAGCCGGCCAACCAAGGCGAACAAGGAGCGCTACTGATATGCCTCGTCCTGGTGACACTCTTTCTGGCTGTCGGCACAGACAGGATCAGTGCGTTTTCGGGCGTCTCTGAGGATTCCCCTCGGCTGTTATTCTCAGCCGTACTGATTCAGAAACTGGCGCTCTTTGTTTTGATTCCGTTTGTCATATTCAAAAAGATACTTGGATTCTCACTGAGCGATTTCGGATTTCAAGTGAGTTTTGGTGTATGGAGACGGAAAAAGCAGTTTAGGATACTCCTGGTGATATTACCGATCATGCTGCTCTTTCAGTACTTCGTGGGGCAGGGCGCCGCGCCTATTCGCTCCGGTGAGTTTTCAGTTGCACAACTGTGGGGTGGTCTGCCCTTAACCTACTTCTGGCTCTGCATCGAGGTTGGTCTTGTCGAGGAGTTTTTCTTCCGCGCCCTTTTGCAGTCGCGTCTGGCCGCTCGCTTTCAGTCCGAGACAGCAGGAATACTGATAGCGGCGTTGCTGTTCGGCCTGGCTCATGCCCCCGGACTGTTCCTGCGAGGCGGTGGGGAGCTTTCGCCGGTGGGTGCAACCCCGTCGCTGTTGTTGGCCATCGGATACTCGGTAGTGGTACTGTCGGCGGCCGGGTTGTTCCTGGGAGTGGTGTGGTCCCGGACCAGAAATCTATTGCTGGTGATTCTGATTCATGCCGCTGTGGACCTCCTGCCGAACTTTGCCGAGTTTATGGAAATCTGGAAGGCCGGGTGA
- a CDS encoding M14 family zinc carboxypeptidase, translating to MRLRENCILTFVMAALTVANPAPETASADPYGNMKADTSSLLRGDTFDSSIPKPNDHLTHPVGARPARYHEITGYFQLLAQQSDRVRLDVHDRTHEGRDLYHLVISSAENLAHLDEISSTLKAISMGEGTFEVDAFENQVVCAWMGYGIHGDETSGPDAAVQLAYQLAAGQDEATMKILDRVIVIIDAMQNPDGRERFLSMLTSYGSSTPNFNPRSLQHNGVWPWGRGNHYLFDLNRDWILVTQPESRGKLATVLKYSPQLVVDGHEMGANATYLFDPPREPIHYNTADNVRKWWRIFAGDLATAFDQHGWPYYIEDWHDQWYPGYGSSWATFSGGVCMLYEQAQVGFGAIKQRDGYHLTYHEAVNHQLTSSVTNLTTLADNHSQILTDYHQTRIAITEQGQKSRLTYVIPPDDDVRKTNRFVSALLSQGIKVERSTESFSLTGAKGVYGSHKDKQLFPAGTYIVRTAQPMGGLANAILEFDPHLDQTFLNEERKELEKHGETRMYEVSTWSLPLAFDLEAWSTTAPLKVATELTEKVASPPVGVVVNPDAQFGFIVPMTGERTRRLLVRLFDEQLIVYASEKPFEIDETKYKSGTLVLRRRGNPENLPEILNRLAAQTGAMILGVNTGRTSKGSWLGATTFRLLARPKVGILTGNGINFYSFGTLWHTLDQELGIDHSVIDVATLTQTDLSGYNLIVLPSSWGRGLHRQLGKQGADALNGWMNSGGTLICTGGAAAWAADTAIGLSGARMRRQVLDQLPQFVVDLQRQTAAEAPQVDTMALWHPDKVAPEETKAEDKGAPSMDQKMREDHDQWVRRFRPRGVYLRGVVDTEDWLAFGVNEKLPVLVSTDVALMTGSSVTTPVRYAAAGDVRLSGLLWPEARQRWASTAWATRETKGKGQLIMFATDPNFRAYNWGTRALFVNAVLYGPGMGSRTEPYRR from the coding sequence ATGAGATTGAGAGAAAACTGTATTCTGACGTTTGTGATGGCCGCCCTTACAGTCGCGAATCCTGCCCCGGAAACGGCTTCAGCCGACCCTTACGGCAACATGAAAGCCGACACCAGTTCACTATTGAGAGGGGATACCTTCGACTCGAGCATCCCTAAACCGAATGATCACCTGACCCATCCCGTCGGCGCCCGACCGGCCAGGTATCATGAGATCACCGGTTACTTTCAATTGTTGGCTCAGCAGTCCGACCGGGTACGTTTGGATGTTCATGACCGGACGCATGAAGGCCGCGATCTGTATCATCTGGTCATCTCGTCGGCTGAGAATCTCGCCCACCTTGATGAGATCAGCTCAACACTCAAAGCCATTTCCATGGGTGAGGGCACCTTTGAAGTCGACGCTTTTGAAAATCAGGTCGTGTGCGCCTGGATGGGTTATGGTATCCACGGAGATGAAACCTCGGGTCCGGATGCTGCCGTGCAACTGGCTTATCAACTGGCTGCCGGGCAGGATGAGGCTACGATGAAAATCCTCGACCGGGTGATTGTAATCATAGACGCCATGCAAAACCCCGATGGTCGTGAACGCTTCCTGTCGATGTTGACATCGTATGGCAGCAGTACGCCCAATTTCAATCCGCGGTCGCTGCAACACAACGGTGTCTGGCCGTGGGGACGAGGCAACCACTACCTTTTCGATCTCAACCGAGACTGGATACTGGTAACTCAACCCGAGTCACGAGGTAAACTCGCAACTGTTTTGAAATACTCGCCCCAATTGGTCGTTGACGGTCATGAGATGGGTGCAAACGCCACCTATCTTTTCGATCCACCGCGCGAACCTATCCATTACAATACCGCCGACAATGTCAGAAAGTGGTGGAGAATTTTCGCAGGCGACCTGGCCACAGCCTTTGACCAGCACGGCTGGCCATACTATATCGAAGACTGGCACGATCAATGGTATCCCGGCTATGGTTCATCCTGGGCAACTTTTTCAGGCGGTGTCTGCATGTTGTACGAGCAGGCGCAGGTCGGATTCGGCGCCATCAAACAGCGCGATGGATACCACTTGACCTATCATGAGGCGGTCAACCATCAGTTAACCTCGTCGGTGACCAACCTCACCACCTTGGCCGACAATCACAGTCAGATATTGACCGATTACCACCAAACCCGGATAGCCATCACTGAACAGGGACAAAAGAGCAGACTGACATACGTAATCCCGCCCGACGACGATGTCCGGAAAACGAATCGGTTTGTGTCGGCCTTGTTGTCACAAGGAATCAAGGTGGAACGTTCCACCGAGTCGTTCAGCCTGACCGGCGCCAAAGGTGTGTACGGTTCACATAAAGATAAACAACTGTTCCCCGCCGGGACCTACATTGTGCGAACGGCGCAGCCGATGGGTGGGTTGGCCAACGCGATTCTCGAATTCGATCCACATCTGGACCAGACCTTTCTCAACGAGGAACGAAAAGAACTCGAAAAACACGGTGAGACCCGAATGTACGAAGTCTCTACATGGTCCTTGCCGTTGGCTTTTGATCTGGAAGCGTGGTCCACAACCGCTCCGCTGAAGGTGGCTACGGAACTGACAGAAAAAGTGGCCTCGCCACCGGTGGGTGTGGTTGTCAATCCCGACGCACAGTTTGGTTTTATAGTTCCGATGACCGGCGAACGGACACGTCGACTTCTGGTTCGTCTGTTCGATGAGCAACTGATTGTGTACGCATCGGAGAAACCGTTCGAAATAGATGAGACAAAGTATAAGTCCGGAACGTTGGTACTGCGCCGACGCGGCAACCCGGAAAACCTGCCTGAGATACTGAACCGTCTGGCCGCCCAAACAGGCGCCATGATATTGGGTGTCAATACCGGTCGCACGAGTAAAGGGTCCTGGCTGGGTGCGACAACTTTTCGCCTGTTGGCCCGACCGAAAGTCGGAATCCTGACCGGCAACGGCATCAACTTCTATTCGTTCGGAACCCTATGGCACACCCTGGATCAGGAACTCGGCATTGATCACTCCGTTATCGATGTCGCCACCCTGACGCAAACCGACCTGTCCGGATACAACCTGATAGTTCTGCCTTCAAGCTGGGGTCGCGGATTACATCGGCAGCTCGGTAAGCAGGGTGCGGATGCCTTGAACGGATGGATGAACTCAGGCGGCACTTTGATCTGCACCGGTGGAGCGGCAGCCTGGGCCGCCGACACGGCCATCGGTTTGTCGGGCGCGCGCATGCGACGGCAGGTGCTGGATCAATTACCGCAGTTTGTCGTCGACCTCCAACGTCAGACCGCTGCCGAGGCGCCCCAGGTAGACACTATGGCCTTGTGGCATCCGGACAAAGTTGCTCCCGAGGAAACAAAGGCCGAGGATAAAGGCGCACCGTCTATGGATCAAAAGATGCGTGAGGACCACGACCAGTGGGTCAGAAGATTCCGTCCGCGCGGCGTCTACCTGCGCGGCGTGGTCGACACTGAAGACTGGTTGGCCTTCGGTGTGAACGAGAAACTGCCGGTGTTGGTCTCCACCGATGTTGCCTTGATGACAGGATCATCGGTAACCACGCCGGTCCGCTACGCTGCGGCCGGTGATGTGCGCCTATCAGGTTTGCTGTGGCCGGAAGCGCGCCAGCGTTGGGCTTCCACGGCCTGGGCAACTCGCGAAACCAAAGGCAAAGGCCAGTTGATAATGTTTGCCACCGATCCGAACTTCCGAGCCTACAACTGGGGCACCCGCGCCCTGTTTGTCAATGCCGTGCTGTACGGACCGGGGATGGGAAGTCGGACGGAACCATATCGGCGGTGA
- a CDS encoding metallophosphoesterase, producing the protein MIQKQIRLFRLCALLGLFVMVVGASSALADSSAQTPADSSEPAITLDDGPHVFWRDGGHAVVYYYCDKEMVSRDILVEDTLRFQGFCKDSLGQYVVPPSTDEPPPAEFEGVTRWMAISDIHGEYQPFVEILINSGVIDSDLHWTWGDGHLVINGDVTDRGAWVTECLWLIYHLEQEAKAAGGVVHYVLGNHELMVIRGDLRYVHQRYLDGVARRNRTPYDDLFGPDMELGRWMRNKPTLLRINRTLFVHGGIAPSFVEGGYDIAGFNDLVRSGLGYTSPRAYFSDTTKLLFGGLGPLWYRGYMMEMEGRYPQLTVAQVDSQLAFYGVDNIVVGHSQVDSIMTFQSGRVIGIDVRVDELGGQQALLWQDRQFYRVEASGEIRALE; encoded by the coding sequence ATGATACAGAAACAGATACGCCTATTTCGACTATGCGCCTTACTTGGTTTGTTTGTCATGGTTGTCGGTGCATCCTCGGCACTGGCCGACTCAAGCGCTCAGACTCCTGCCGACTCTTCGGAGCCAGCCATTACACTTGACGATGGTCCGCATGTTTTCTGGCGGGATGGCGGCCACGCGGTAGTCTACTACTACTGTGACAAAGAGATGGTCAGCCGGGACATCCTTGTGGAAGACACCCTTCGCTTTCAGGGTTTCTGCAAAGATTCGTTGGGACAGTACGTAGTTCCGCCCAGCACTGACGAACCTCCTCCGGCCGAATTTGAGGGCGTCACCCGTTGGATGGCCATCAGCGATATTCACGGTGAGTACCAACCATTTGTCGAGATACTTATTAACTCAGGTGTAATCGACAGCGACCTTCACTGGACGTGGGGCGATGGGCATCTGGTGATCAACGGAGATGTCACCGATCGGGGCGCCTGGGTCACCGAATGTCTCTGGCTGATATACCATCTCGAGCAGGAAGCCAAAGCGGCCGGCGGTGTCGTGCATTATGTCCTGGGTAATCATGAACTGATGGTCATTCGGGGGGACCTTCGCTATGTCCACCAGAGATACCTGGACGGCGTCGCCCGACGCAATCGCACGCCCTACGATGACCTGTTCGGCCCGGATATGGAATTGGGCCGCTGGATGCGCAATAAACCGACACTGCTCAGGATAAATCGGACTCTGTTCGTGCACGGTGGGATCGCCCCTTCATTTGTGGAAGGTGGTTACGATATCGCAGGGTTCAACGACCTGGTACGAAGCGGTCTCGGATACACATCTCCCCGCGCCTATTTTTCCGACACGACCAAACTCCTGTTCGGCGGCCTGGGACCTCTGTGGTATCGCGGGTATATGATGGAGATGGAGGGACGCTACCCCCAGTTGACTGTTGCGCAGGTCGATTCACAGTTGGCCTTCTATGGTGTCGACAACATAGTGGTGGGGCATTCACAGGTAGACAGCATCATGACGTTTCAAAGCGGTCGCGTGATCGGTATTGATGTGCGAGTCGATGAATTGGGCGGCCAGCAGGCGCTCTTATGGCAGGATAGGCAGTTTTACCGTGTCGAGGCCTCTGGTGAAATTCGGGCGCTTGAATAG
- a CDS encoding YtfJ family protein: MKNTILPTLLGVILVLLAPIAAIAADSTLIEFEIKDQFKNKHTHEELQDKVVLIVGHDRGGRKYKAPWAEALYDSLKPEVDSGRIMQVGYADTRGVPFFLKGWARRKVRKEEDTWMLLDWKGVLAKAYEFEKGKCNILVFDTQGVLRHHLAATEVQPVKLNRVIALLRSLLSSEKEPSN; encoded by the coding sequence ATGAAGAATACAATCCTGCCAACCCTGCTTGGTGTCATTCTTGTCTTGTTAGCTCCCATTGCGGCAATTGCGGCTGATTCCACGCTGATCGAATTTGAGATCAAGGATCAGTTCAAGAACAAGCACACTCATGAGGAACTCCAGGACAAGGTCGTACTAATCGTGGGTCATGACAGGGGTGGCCGAAAATACAAAGCTCCCTGGGCCGAGGCTCTGTATGATTCATTGAAACCGGAGGTCGATTCGGGGAGAATTATGCAGGTTGGATACGCCGATACGCGCGGTGTTCCGTTCTTCTTGAAAGGCTGGGCACGGCGGAAAGTCCGGAAAGAAGAGGACACTTGGATGCTGCTGGATTGGAAGGGGGTCCTGGCTAAGGCCTATGAGTTTGAAAAAGGGAAATGTAATATACTCGTTTTTGATACTCAGGGTGTACTCAGACATCATCTGGCGGCAACGGAAGTGCAGCCAGTTAAACTAAACAGAGTCATTGCCCTGTTGCGAAGTTTGTTGTCGTCCGAGAAGGAACCATCAAACTAA